Genomic segment of Glutamicibacter sp. JL.03c:
GGCATCAGCACCTACTACTGGGCGGTGAATCGCAACAAGCAGGCAATCGTTGCCGACTTCGCCAATGCTGAACACCGGGCAAGGCTTCTGGAACTGATCCGGGAGGCCGACGTCCTCGTGGAAAACTTCCGTCCCGGCGTCTTGAAAAAATACGGGCTGGACTACGACGGCCTGAAGCACTTGAATCCCCGCCTGGTCTATTGCTCGATTTCGGGATTCGGCGAGCAGGCCGGCGCGTCCTTGCCCGGCTATGACCTGCTCGTCCAGGCAGTGGGCGGGCTGATGAGCATTACCGGGGACCCAGAAGGAACGCCAAGCAAGGCCGGGGTGGCACTGGTAGACGTGCTTGCCGCGCAAAATGCCGTCGCCGGAATCCTGCTGGCGCTGCGCGAAAGGGAGAGCAGCGGTGAAGGGCAGCGCGTGAGCATCAACCTGCTCTCCTCGGTGCTGGCGGGAATGACCAACCAGACCAGCAGCACGCTGGCCACCGGAAAAGCACCGGTACGCATGGGCAACGCCCACCCGAGCATCGCCCCGTACGAAACCTTCAAAGCCAGCGACGGGATGGTGGCCATCGCCGTGGGAAATGAGCGCCAATTCGCGGCGCTATGCCGCCAACTGGGTGACGCCGCGCTCGCCGAAGACCCCCGCTTCCTCAGCAATGCCGACCGCGTGGCTCACCGCGGGGAACTGAAAGCACTCATCGAATCGGCCACCGCACAGCGAAGCGCCAGCAGCTGGGAGAGCAGCCTCATGAAGGCGGGAGTGCCCGCTGGAAAGGTGAACTCCATCGCCGAAGCCATAGACTTCGCCCGGGAACTGGGCCTGGATCCCGTGGCGGTCATCGAAGACCCGGCGACCGGGGAAACCACGACCCACGTCGCAAGCCCCATCGGGCTATCGCGCACTGCGGCCCGATACCGGACCGTGCCACCGAGGCATGGTGCGGATCAAGAGCTATTCGACCAGCAGACGACAGCAACCGCCTAGGAGCGAGAATGACCACCACCGAGCACGTCCTTGACCCGGCAGATCTCATCAATTTCGATTCACTGCTCAGCAGCGACGAGCTGGCCCTGCGCGATACCGTGCGCGGCTTCGTCAAGGAGCACA
This window contains:
- a CDS encoding CaiB/BaiF CoA transferase family protein, which codes for MGQPLDGIKVVDLSRILAGPLCTMTLADFGAHVLKVESQAGDETRGWVPPVNAQGISTYYWAVNRNKQAIVADFANAEHRARLLELIREADVLVENFRPGVLKKYGLDYDGLKHLNPRLVYCSISGFGEQAGASLPGYDLLVQAVGGLMSITGDPEGTPSKAGVALVDVLAAQNAVAGILLALRERESSGEGQRVSINLLSSVLAGMTNQTSSTLATGKAPVRMGNAHPSIAPYETFKASDGMVAIAVGNERQFAALCRQLGDAALAEDPRFLSNADRVAHRGELKALIESATAQRSASSWESSLMKAGVPAGKVNSIAEAIDFARELGLDPVAVIEDPATGETTTHVASPIGLSRTAARYRTVPPRHGADQELFDQQTTATA